The proteins below are encoded in one region of Apostichopus japonicus isolate 1M-3 chromosome 22, ASM3797524v1, whole genome shotgun sequence:
- the LOC139963599 gene encoding BRISC complex subunit Abraxas 2-like isoform X1: MSFCTIGALVSSFTLCLSTLLVLYSFIFRCSLFSQQKVAIENLGDTAQSEYKHGSSLNTESSGSDSYRDILTSHKRDMIDKDGYLQGMQGIKMTNEAIHGRMKTLKDSVVKSEDSVKRLLAEIKMLGQRVVQSHKAIQKEEEPEPPMVSTMEQLPERPPEDLNLEETWEDGETSDRDNKLEFQGPVSDSDPCSSLIMDMKASISPPS, translated from the exons atgagcttctgcaccattggtgctctagtttcttctttcaccctcTGTCTGTCTACATTGTTGGTTCTCTATTCTTTCATCTTCCGCTGCAGTTTATTCTCCCAACAAAAGGTCGCTATAGAAAATTTAGGAGATACAGCTCAGTCCGAGTACAAGCATGGCTCATCTCTGAACACGGAGTCCAGTGGTAGCGATAGTTACAGGGACATTTTAAccagtcataa gagagatatgattgataaagatggctaccttcaaggtatgcaaggaattaagatgactaatgaagcaatccatggcagaatgaag ACGTTGAAGGACAGCGTAGTAAAATCAGAGGATTCCGTGAAGAGACTGTTAGCAGAGATCAAGATGTTAGGTCAAAGGGTCGTTCAGTCTCATAAAGCCatacagaaggaggaagagccag aaccacctatggtgtccaccatggaacagctcccagagagacctccagaagacttgaatttggaagagacttgggaagatggcgaaacatcagacagagacaataaattggaattCCAAGGCCCTGTATCCGATTCAGATCCCTGctctagtctcattatggacatgaaagcctCCATCTCACCTCCGAGTTAA
- the LOC139963599 gene encoding uncharacterized protein isoform X2, producing MIDKDGYLQGMQGIKMTNEAIHGRMKTLKDSVVKSEDSVKRLLAEIKMLGQRVVQSHKAIQKEEEPEPPMVSTMEQLPERPPEDLNLEETWEDGETSDRDNKLEFQGPVSDSDPCSSLIMDMKASISPPS from the exons atgattgataaagatggctaccttcaaggtatgcaaggaattaagatgactaatgaagcaatccatggcagaatgaag ACGTTGAAGGACAGCGTAGTAAAATCAGAGGATTCCGTGAAGAGACTGTTAGCAGAGATCAAGATGTTAGGTCAAAGGGTCGTTCAGTCTCATAAAGCCatacagaaggaggaagagccag aaccacctatggtgtccaccatggaacagctcccagagagacctccagaagacttgaatttggaagagacttgggaagatggcgaaacatcagacagagacaataaattggaattCCAAGGCCCTGTATCCGATTCAGATCCCTGctctagtctcattatggacatgaaagcctCCATCTCACCTCCGAGTTAA